In a genomic window of Candidatus Baltobacteraceae bacterium:
- a CDS encoding methyl-accepting chemotaxis protein, protein MIQARLTAWRSRLGNPARALLAIAAALLCAILDAYGSKVPSFDLVLLAIVAATAAVAGLPFGPALAVAAGAIDYAVRAHQHRGGALGSGFLLALVGVLIAMLVATDAGDRASDGAGDSAPHSLRTAGGLASSVAALASGIREVSQGDFTKNLAVSDGSLADLAIALNKLIFGMREFLGGLHESAAQLGSAGGELNATASTALAVIEGASLAQGQLDEGIGEQSRIVGSATSKVTQLTQTISAIAASAEEQTRSLDETSLAVTNMASSIEQVTAQVDSLASISAETSQTAERGGVAIHTIVEGMDTIRATIGDLGRDIAMLGSNSEQIGDIVKVIDRIAEQTNLLALNAAIEAARAGEHGRGFAVVATEIRKLADGSVQATKEIAGHILSTQNVIAEVVRAMERLTARVEDNVGSTTSASGALREIVQAVLSANQQIGEISSVARAMSSNSYQVIRSIEEIAKSVQLNVTATQAMSTHSDAVTSAFENIASISQTNASSVEVLTYVNKEVTDAAQRILNSVEEMNESAARIDSRLRQFKVSDRGAQGDTV, encoded by the coding sequence ATGATCCAGGCTCGTCTGACCGCCTGGCGTTCGCGCCTGGGGAATCCCGCACGCGCGCTGCTCGCGATTGCAGCGGCGCTGCTCTGCGCGATCCTCGATGCGTATGGTTCTAAAGTCCCATCGTTTGACCTCGTGCTGCTGGCGATCGTGGCGGCAACCGCTGCCGTTGCCGGGCTCCCGTTCGGACCGGCGCTGGCGGTTGCGGCCGGTGCGATCGATTACGCCGTGCGCGCGCACCAACATCGCGGCGGCGCTCTCGGTTCGGGATTTCTACTCGCGCTCGTCGGCGTGCTGATCGCGATGCTCGTTGCGACCGACGCCGGCGATAGGGCCTCCGACGGTGCGGGCGACTCGGCGCCGCACTCGCTGCGCACGGCCGGCGGACTCGCATCGAGCGTCGCCGCGCTCGCGTCGGGCATCCGCGAAGTCAGTCAGGGCGATTTCACCAAGAATTTGGCCGTCTCCGACGGATCGCTCGCCGATCTCGCGATCGCGCTCAACAAATTGATCTTCGGCATGCGCGAGTTTCTCGGCGGGCTGCACGAGAGCGCCGCCCAGCTCGGTTCGGCCGGCGGCGAACTCAACGCGACGGCTTCCACGGCGCTGGCCGTAATCGAAGGCGCGTCGCTCGCGCAAGGTCAGCTCGACGAAGGCATCGGCGAACAGTCGCGGATCGTTGGAAGCGCGACGAGCAAAGTGACGCAGCTGACGCAAACGATCTCCGCTATCGCCGCGTCGGCCGAAGAACAGACGCGCAGCCTCGACGAGACCTCGCTCGCCGTTACCAACATGGCGAGTTCGATCGAGCAGGTAACGGCGCAGGTCGATTCGCTCGCCTCGATCTCGGCGGAGACGTCGCAGACGGCCGAGCGCGGCGGCGTTGCGATCCACACGATCGTCGAAGGGATGGACACGATCCGCGCGACCATCGGCGATCTCGGTCGCGACATCGCGATGCTCGGCAGCAACTCCGAGCAGATCGGCGACATCGTAAAAGTGATCGACCGCATCGCGGAGCAGACGAATCTACTGGCGCTCAACGCCGCCATCGAAGCGGCTCGCGCCGGCGAGCACGGCCGCGGTTTCGCCGTCGTCGCGACCGAGATTCGCAAACTCGCCGACGGAAGCGTGCAGGCGACCAAAGAAATCGCCGGCCACATCCTCTCGACGCAGAACGTGATCGCGGAGGTCGTTCGCGCGATGGAACGCCTAACGGCGCGCGTTGAAGATAACGTCGGCAGTACGACCTCGGCGTCGGGCGCCTTGCGCGAGATCGTGCAGGCCGTGCTCTCGGCCAATCAGCAGATCGGCGAGATTTCGTCGGTCGCGCGGGCGATGAGCAGCAACTCGTATCAAGTGATTCGTTCGATCGAAGAGATCGCGAAATCGGTCCAGCTTAACGTGACAGCCACGCAAGCGATGTCGACGCATTCCGACGCGGTGACGTCGGCGTTCGAAAATATCGCCTCGATCTCGCAGACGAACGCGTCGTCAGTCGAAGTCCTCACCTACGTGAATAAGGAAGTAACGGACGCCGCCCAGCGCATTTTGAACTCGGTCGAAGAGATGAACGAATCGGCCGCACGGATCGACAGCCGACTCCGGCAGTTCAAAGTGAGCGACCGCGGCGCGCAAGGAGACACGGTATGA
- a CDS encoding cache domain-containing protein has protein sequence MSLRFRLLGTIVAAIVLFFLISVIAARVTLQKDLSALGRTEATNGSNAFGGYWDSRKEQVRLLITQDAVSNALRKSLQSHDGKALQDQLSNIARTSNLSFLTIVDGKGRVVARANGTNLGSLGDERYVQRALGGETVSTAALLAPNELQGEGLAAQAVSDVKGPDGKTVEHLTRGLALVAAAPMSDSNERTLGAIYGGVLMNHFYDLVDQSTHALGGQTALLDGDAIVASTISQADGTRVVDTQVAHAADANKVQDDYVGSDTEGGTEYMARIDPISNDQNEVVGAFWYGLPMAQITTIQNHLMETFVLWGLVAMAIALLLAVPIVRRLSLALARRSAQVSSAAKELGVTIVGGEVSGDHVAATKAAVERSGAVIDDIAANGATPAKMADLKALNEELVGDMVVIDTLSHEMSGRLQQAVTRVAELKDVARGLDKLVHGAPAT, from the coding sequence ATGAGTCTGCGTTTTCGCCTGCTCGGCACGATCGTCGCAGCGATCGTCCTCTTTTTCTTGATCAGCGTCATCGCGGCGCGGGTCACGCTGCAGAAGGACTTGAGCGCCCTCGGGCGCACCGAGGCCACCAACGGCTCGAACGCCTTCGGCGGCTATTGGGACTCGCGCAAAGAGCAGGTTCGATTGCTCATTACGCAAGACGCGGTCTCTAACGCGCTGCGCAAATCGCTGCAGTCGCACGATGGCAAAGCGCTGCAGGACCAGCTCTCCAACATCGCGCGAACCTCGAACCTCTCGTTCCTCACCATCGTCGACGGCAAAGGCCGCGTGGTCGCGCGAGCCAACGGCACGAATCTCGGCAGCCTCGGCGACGAGAGATACGTGCAGCGTGCGCTCGGCGGCGAAACCGTCAGCACGGCCGCCTTGTTGGCGCCGAACGAATTGCAAGGCGAAGGTCTCGCCGCGCAGGCGGTCTCCGACGTGAAGGGTCCCGATGGAAAGACCGTCGAGCACCTAACGCGCGGACTCGCGCTCGTTGCGGCCGCGCCGATGTCGGACTCGAACGAGCGGACGCTCGGGGCGATCTATGGCGGCGTGCTGATGAACCATTTCTACGATCTCGTGGATCAAAGCACGCACGCTCTTGGAGGGCAGACGGCGCTGCTCGACGGCGATGCGATCGTGGCATCGACGATCAGTCAGGCCGACGGCACCCGCGTGGTCGACACGCAAGTCGCTCACGCCGCCGACGCGAATAAGGTCCAAGACGATTACGTGGGCAGCGACACCGAGGGCGGTACCGAGTACATGGCCCGAATCGATCCGATCTCGAACGATCAAAACGAGGTCGTCGGAGCGTTTTGGTACGGTCTGCCGATGGCGCAGATTACGACGATCCAAAACCATCTGATGGAAACGTTCGTGCTGTGGGGCCTGGTGGCCATGGCGATTGCGCTTTTGCTGGCGGTGCCGATCGTGCGGCGCCTCTCGTTAGCGCTGGCGCGCCGGAGCGCGCAAGTCAGTTCGGCAGCGAAGGAACTCGGCGTTACCATTGTAGGCGGTGAGGTCTCCGGCGATCACGTGGCGGCAACGAAAGCTGCAGTCGAGCGCTCCGGAGCCGTGATCGACGACATCGCGGCCAACGGCGCGACGCCCGCCAAGATGGCCGATCTCAAAGCGCTCAACGAGGAACTCGTCGGCGATATGGTCGTCATCGACACGCTCTCACACGAAATGAGCGGACGCCTGCAGCAGGCCGTTACGCGCGTCGCCGAGCTCAAAGACGTCGCGCGCGGGCTCGATAAACTGGTTCACGGCGCGCCGGCGACGTAG
- a CDS encoding putative Se/S carrier-like protein, with amino-acid sequence MADVILFFASNADTMIATKALKDSGIVAKMIPKPATLSASANLCLSLDGSLESQAVAALSGANVALGGVAK; translated from the coding sequence GTGGCAGACGTCATTCTGTTCTTCGCGAGCAACGCCGATACGATGATCGCGACCAAGGCGCTAAAAGACTCCGGAATCGTGGCGAAGATGATTCCGAAGCCGGCGACCCTCAGCGCATCGGCAAACCTCTGCTTAAGCTTGGACGGAAGTTTGGAGTCGCAAGCCGTCGCGGCGCTCTCCGGTGCAAACGTCGCGCTCGGCGGCGTCGCGAAATAA